From the genome of Carnobacterium viridans:
TTCTGCTTCATCTTTAAGGTCAGCAATTGAATCCACATCCATATATTCAGGAACGACAAGGCCAACTAATGCGCCTTCTAAGTTTGGTCCTAAATTAACCATTTGATCGCCATATTCTTCAAATTGAGAACCGTGAGTAGCAGGTAACCAAGCAGCTACCATAGCGTCAGCATCCCCACTAGATACGGCTTGCCACATTACAGCGTTATCTAATGGAGTTAGTGTTACATCGTAACCTAAGTCTTCTAATACTTTACCAATAACGTTAGTAGAAGCAACTTCAGTATCCCATTCAACATAAGATAATTCAATTTCTTGTCCTTTACCAACAGAATCTTCATCTGTTTTAGCATCTTCTGTTGAACAACCTGCTGCAACTAATGATAATCCTAAACCTGCTGTGAGACCTAAATGTTTCCAACTAATTTTTTTCATATTAAATTGAATTCCCCTTTTCAGTAACTAATTTTTTAATGATTATGTTATTTATTTTTTATTTAATTTTTGAGTTAAGCGGTCAATAATGATCGCTAAGACAACTAAACCTAAACCAGATACGAAACCTGTTCCGATTTGTGCACGTTGTAAAGAAGAAAGAACTTCTCTACCTAAACCTGGAGCTCCAATCATTGAAGCAATAACTACCATAGATAAAGCCAACATAACAGTTTGGTTGATACCAGCCATAATCGTTGATTTAGCTAAAGGTAATTCTACTTTAAATAATTTTTGAGCACCTGTGCTACCAAAAGACTCAGAAGCTTCAACTAACTCATTTGAAACTTGTCTAATTCCAAGATTAGTAAAGCGAACAGTAGGTGGGATGGCAAAGATTAAAGAGGCAAATACCCCTGGGACCATACCGATACCAAAGAAAGCAACTGCAGGAATCAAGTAAACAAAAGCTGGCATTGTTTGCATGAAATCAAGAATAGGAGCAATAACAGCATTTGCGATTTTACTCTTAGCCATTAAAATTCCGAATGGAACTCCAATGATAACAGACAATAGACTTGCAACCAATACTAAAGTCAGGGTATTCATTAAGTCTTCCCAAAGACCTTGATTATAGGTAAACCAAAGGCCAATGATTGTAAATGTCGCCAATCCGAATTTTTTTCTTGAAGCAAAAAAAGCAATTACAGCAATAATCAAAATAAACAAAACTGGTGGAACAAGTAATAATGTATCTGTCACAAATTTCATAAGGATTTCTGAATATTTTTGAATAGGGTCAAACAAAAAAGCAAACGTTTGAGTTACCCAACTTGTAAAGTTTTCTACAGCATCAGCTACTGGCAATTCTGGGATGATATCTAATATACTAGACATTTTCGAGCACCTCACTTTCTCCTGCAAGAGCAGCTATTACAGCGCCTCTGACAATTATACCAACTAACTTACCATCATCTACAACTGCTACGGGAGTAGTTGCATCATGAATAACTGAAAAAATATCGTTCATGGAAGTTGTTCTAGTAACAGTTGGAATGTCTTTTTTCAGGATGTTTTCAATTGTTGTAATATTATTCTTACGAGCATCTGAAGCATCTTCTGCTGTGATATAACCTAAAAGATTACGTTGGCTATCTACAACTAGGATGCTGGATATCCCTTCACTACGCATTTGCTCAAGTGCAAATCGCGGACCATGATTTTTTATATTCAAAGTTTCAGGACGTTGCATGATATTCTCTGCTGTGAGTACTTTAGAACGATCAACGTCTTCAACAAATTTTTCAACGTAATCATTAGCTGGATTAGTTAATATTTCTTCAGGAGTACCGATCTGTACAATTGATCCATCTTTCATCAAGGCGATTTTATCCCCAATTCGTAAAGCTTCATTTAAATCATGAGTGATAAAAATAATCGTTTTTTTCACTTTAGATTGAAGCTCAATTAATTCATCTTGCATTTCACGACGAATCAATGGGTCTAATGCTGAGAAAGCTTCATCCATTAATAATATTTCAGGGTCATTCGCTAAAGCACGTGCTAATCCTACACGTTGTTGCATTCCGCCAGATAATTGATTAGGGTATTGATCTTTGTACTCACCTAAACCTGCATTATCTAGAGCTTTTTGAGCTCTTTGTTGTCTTTCAGCCTTGTCAACACCTTGAATTTCTAGACCATATTCAGTATTTTCTAAAATTGTTCGATGAGGAAAGAGACCAAAATTTTGGAAAACCATACTTAATTTTTCTCTTCTGACTTGACGTAAAGCTTTTTTATCCATTTTAGAAAGATTCTCATCATCTATATAGATATCTCCTTTTGTAGGATCGATTAAACGATTGAACATTCGAACAAGAGTTGATTTTCCGCTACCAGATAATCCCATAATAACGAAAATTTCACCTTCTTCAATAGTGAAACTAACATTATTAACTCCGACAGTGGCCCCCGTTTCTTTTAGAATTTCTTGCTTAGATTTTTGTTCTTTCAACATTTCTAAGGCTTGTGTTGTTCTTTTACCAAAAACTTTCGATACATTTTCAACAGTTATTTTTGACAAAATAACATCTCCTTTCCCTTTTTAGGTATGAATCTCAAACTAGTAAATCAAAATGATATAAGAGAGAATCCAAACATAAATTGACTAGCCAATCACTTTTCATAGTAGTTTTATCTAAAACCACTTTTACGAAAAAACAACGACAACTATTCATAAAAAAAATAGTTCTAAATGGAACACAATAATCAGTGTAACATGAATGAAAAAAAATGAAAAACAAAAGCATTTTCAAAAATAAGCTTTAGTACCTTTGTTTTGCCTTCATAACAGACCTTAGAGCACGAATAAAAAAAATGAAAAAACTTTTTTTTTGCCCCTTTTTTGCCCGTTTTTTGAAAAAAATTAACATTAGGTTGGACATATAACTTGTGGTTTTTAAAAGGGATTGCTAAACTAATTTTAAGTACTTTAATATCTCAAAAGGGTGGACGATGGATGTTAACACAATTGCAAAAAAAAATAATAAATGAGACAGAAGAATACGTCTACCAACTTTTAAAAGATGATGCTAGTGGTCATGATTGGTGGCACATTCACCGCGTACGAAATTTAACTAAAAGTATAGCGCAAAAAGAAAAAGGCAATATTAATCTGTTTATTTGTGAAATGGCTGCTCTCTTACATGACGTAGCAGACGGCAAGTTAAATAAATCTGAAGCTGAAGGAGAAAAAAAGGTTAGAGTATGGCTTTCCAGATATTCACTAAGCAAACAAGAAATCGAACAGGTAATGGAAATTATTCTTCATATGTCTTATAAGGGCGGAACAAATAAAGTTATACTATCTTCTATAGAAGGACAAATTGTTCAAGATGCAGATCGGTTGGATGCAATAGGGGCGATCGGAATTGCACGAACGATGGCCTACTCAGGTTCAAAAAAACGGTTAATTCATGATCCAGCGAAAAAACCACGAAATCAGCTTACAATTGAAGATTATCGTTCGGGAGAAGACACAGCAATTATGCATTTTTATGAAAAATTATTGAAATTAAAAAATAAGATGAATACGAGTATTGGAAAAGAAATGGCTGAAAAAAGGCATGCTTACATGGAAGCATACTTAGAAGAGTTTTATGCTGAGTGGGATGGGGAAAAATAGCTCACAACTTAAAATTCTATGGGATTTGAAATGAAAGTATGGGAGGCTTGTTATGAATGATATAAATGATCTAATATTAAGAGAAGCAACGGTAGGCGATATTCTTATAATAGAAGATTATACAATAGAAGAAACACCCTATACAGTGAAACCTATGGATGGTATGACAGAAAGTTTACATGAAAGCGAAAAACATCCGATTTTAGTGTTAGACGGGGATAAAATGGTAGCCTTTTTTATTCTTCAAACTGGAGATGCTGTTCTAAAGTATGGTTCAAACTCACATGCAATCTTATTAAAAGCCCATTCAGTTGATAGGCAGTATCTAAAACAAGGATATGGAAAAGCATCAATAGAAAAACTACCTAGTTTTGTTAGCGAACATTTTCCTTCTATTAATGAAATTATCTTATTAGTTGATTACGATAACATTAGTGGACAAATGCTGTATATGAAATCTGGATTTAAAGACACTAAAAATAGGGTGAAAGAGTTAGATGGATATAAATTTATTTACTCTAAAACACTTACAAACGAAATAAGTTAATATTGGGGTGAAAAACCTTATAAATGATTTATTGACAACTCCTAACAATCATCGTAAAATAGAGGATGTAATAAAAATTAAATGAACAACCATCACAAAGGGGTGCTGTAAAAAGCTGAGATTGAATCAATTGATTCTAACCCTTGGAACCTGTTCGTTAGGACGAGCGTAGGGATTGTGACGGGGACGAAATGTTATTTATGTATAATGATAATTCGAGCTCCTCCTTTGATGTGTGGCACTGTTCAACACATAAGGAGGAGTTTTTTTGAGAAATGATCGATTACGAGTTTGGATAGAAGGAACAATAGTTGCTGCTTTAGCTATTGTATTGTCCCTGATTCCAACAAATATTGGAACAGGATTTACCATCTCTTTAGGGATGATACCGCTGACCTTGTTTGCTTTTAGACGTGGATTTGTAGCAGCGACTGCAGCGGGTTTTCTTTGGGGGGTTTTGCATTTTTTGATAGGAAATGCTAGTATTTTGCATCCATTACAAGGATTTATAGAGTATTTTGTTGCATTTGCATTTGTTGGTTTTGCAGGCGTAGTTAGGAAGCCTTTACAACTTGCTTTTAAAGAAAATAATCAATTCAAACAATATCAATTTATTTTAATTGGAACGATTACTGGTACAATTGCCCGTTTCTTTTGGCACTTTATTGCAGGTTATTATTTCTGGGGAAGCTATGCTCCTGAAGGCATGAATCCCATTTGGTACTCATTTATTGCGAATGGTGGAAGTGCATTAGCAACGGGAATAGCTACTAGTGTAGTGTTGTGCATCATGGACAAAACGACGCCAACTTTATTTTTACCAAAAAACTAAGGTTTGATTTACTTAAATAAGTCTATAGATTGAGAGATTGGATAATTACTCCAGTCTCTTTTTTCTTTGATAATTATTTTTTTATACAACTAATTTCTAGTAGCTAAAAGAAAAAGGAAGTAGTAAGATTAGATAATAATAAGGTGGAGAGGAATACTTGAATGGACATTATAAGATACATATTATTAGGGCTCTACTTTTTGAACCTTTTACTTTCCGTTATTACAGTATTTCGTGAAAAACGTGATATTGCAGCTACTTGGGCTTGGTTACTTGTGTTAATTCTTTTACCAGGTATAGGATTTATTTTTTATTTATTTATTGGGAAAAAATTGACCCGCGAAAAAATATTTGATATTAAATCGCAAGAAAATATAGGTATGCCAGAGCTTGTGCAGGCTCAAAAGGAAATGCTGGCTGATGATGAAGACTTATTATCTGAAAGACAAGCCTCTGAAAATGCTAAGGAAATGGCTAGTTTGTTTTTAGAAAGTGATGAATCCATTTTAACAAAAGGAAACAAGGTTGAGTTATTTACCGATGGGGCAGAAAAATTTGATTCATTAATTGAAGATATTTCTAAAGCAGAACATCATATCCATATGATCTATTACATTATTCATAACGATAAAATTGGGAAACGTGTCCTCAGAGCATTGGAAGAACGTGCAGCTGCAGGAGTAGAAGTTCTTGTCATTTATGATGCATTAGGATCTAGATCATTAAGACCAAAATTTTTTAAAACCTTAAAAAAATTAGGTGGAAAAGCTGAACCGTTTTTTGGATCTAAGCTACCAATTATTAATTTACGCTTTAATTATCGGAATCACCGGAAAATTGTAGTAATTGATGGTAAAATTGGGTACACTGGTGGTTTTAATGTAGGAGACGAATATTTAGGCGAATATAAGAAATTTGGCTACTGGAGAGACACTCATTTGAAAATTCAAGGAAATGCAGTGTTAGCGTTGCAAACTCGCTTTCTAATGGACTGGAATGCAGCTGTTTCAAACCATAAATTGGAATATGAAGAAAATTATTTTCCTTTGATTGATAAAAAAGGACACGCAAATATTCAAGTTGTGTCTAGCGGTCCTGATTCAGATCTTGAACAAATAAAAAAAGGGTATATCAAAATG
Proteins encoded in this window:
- a CDS encoding quaternary amine ABC transporter ATP-binding protein → MSKITVENVSKVFGKRTTQALEMLKEQKSKQEILKETGATVGVNNVSFTIEEGEIFVIMGLSGSGKSTLVRMFNRLIDPTKGDIYIDDENLSKMDKKALRQVRREKLSMVFQNFGLFPHRTILENTEYGLEIQGVDKAERQQRAQKALDNAGLGEYKDQYPNQLSGGMQQRVGLARALANDPEILLMDEAFSALDPLIRREMQDELIELQSKVKKTIIFITHDLNEALRIGDKIALMKDGSIVQIGTPEEILTNPANDYVEKFVEDVDRSKVLTAENIMQRPETLNIKNHGPRFALEQMRSEGISSILVVDSQRNLLGYITAEDASDARKNNITTIENILKKDIPTVTRTTSMNDIFSVIHDATTPVAVVDDGKLVGIIVRGAVIAALAGESEVLENV
- a CDS encoding HD domain-containing protein, with product MLTQLQKKIINETEEYVYQLLKDDASGHDWWHIHRVRNLTKSIAQKEKGNINLFICEMAALLHDVADGKLNKSEAEGEKKVRVWLSRYSLSKQEIEQVMEIILHMSYKGGTNKVILSSIEGQIVQDADRLDAIGAIGIARTMAYSGSKKRLIHDPAKKPRNQLTIEDYRSGEDTAIMHFYEKLLKLKNKMNTSIGKEMAEKRHAYMEAYLEEFYAEWDGEK
- a CDS encoding GNAT family N-acetyltransferase, which translates into the protein MNDINDLILREATVGDILIIEDYTIEETPYTVKPMDGMTESLHESEKHPILVLDGDKMVAFFILQTGDAVLKYGSNSHAILLKAHSVDRQYLKQGYGKASIEKLPSFVSEHFPSINEIILLVDYDNISGQMLYMKSGFKDTKNRVKELDGYKFIYSKTLTNEIS
- the thiT gene encoding energy-coupled thiamine transporter ThiT, producing the protein MRNDRLRVWIEGTIVAALAIVLSLIPTNIGTGFTISLGMIPLTLFAFRRGFVAATAAGFLWGVLHFLIGNASILHPLQGFIEYFVAFAFVGFAGVVRKPLQLAFKENNQFKQYQFILIGTITGTIARFFWHFIAGYYFWGSYAPEGMNPIWYSFIANGGSALATGIATSVVLCIMDKTTPTLFLPKN
- the cls gene encoding cardiolipin synthase, which encodes MDIIRYILLGLYFLNLLLSVITVFREKRDIAATWAWLLVLILLPGIGFIFYLFIGKKLTREKIFDIKSQENIGMPELVQAQKEMLADDEDLLSERQASENAKEMASLFLESDESILTKGNKVELFTDGAEKFDSLIEDISKAEHHIHMIYYIIHNDKIGKRVLRALEERAAAGVEVLVIYDALGSRSLRPKFFKTLKKLGGKAEPFFGSKLPIINLRFNYRNHRKIVVIDGKIGYTGGFNVGDEYLGEYKKFGYWRDTHLKIQGNAVLALQTRFLMDWNAAVSNHKLEYEENYFPLIDKKGHANIQVVSSGPDSDLEQIKKGYIKMISMAKESVFIQTPYFVPDDSVLESIQIAVMSGIDVKIMIPNKPDHPFIYRATMYYAEAMVNAGAEVYIYDNGFLHAKTVVVDGDICSIGTANFDIRSFKLNFEVNVFIYDDKIAKQQEQFFYEDMKKSYLLTKEMLDNQSKWLKFKQIFSRLFSPIL